In a single window of the Diabrotica undecimpunctata isolate CICGRU chromosome 11, icDiaUnde3, whole genome shotgun sequence genome:
- the LOC140452597 gene encoding uncharacterized protein — protein MCGVKIDFNGRIINIILLYKPDKNISIREWERLFNWCSSLEGETVLGGDFNAHHAVWGSPKNDTDGNRIIDALTDMDLIFLNDGSATRITPPNSTKSAVNLTLITPRLIALPHWQTSDKTLGSDHYIISIKLNIDVPSSVVYSTRKWKLEKANWELFHSTLEMELKNVVYSENCNDMAFNLNRAINTSSEASIPQNVPFSPKHRQK, from the coding sequence ATGTGTGGtgtaaaaattgattttaatggCAGAATAATTAATATAATCTTATTATATAAACCTGACAAGAATATTAGCATCCGAGAATGGGAACGGCTTTTTAATTGGTGTTCCTCACTCGAAGGAGAGACGGTACTAGGAGGTGACTTCAACGCCCATCATGCGGTATGGGGTTCTCCAAAAAATGATACTGATGGCAATAGAATAATTGATGCATTAACTGATATGGATTTAATATTTCTAAACGATGGTTCGGCGACTAGAATTACCCCTCCAAACTCTACAAAATCAGCTGTAAACTTAACGCTAATAACTCCTAGACTAATTGCACTACCACATTGGCAAACATCGGATAAAACTCTTGGATCTGATCATTATATTATTTCCATCAAGTTGaatattgatgtaccctcttctgTTGTCTATTCAACAAGGAAATGGAAATTAGAGAAGGCCAACTGGGAATTGTTTCATAGCACCCTTGAAATGGAACTGAAGAATGTTGTATACTCTGAAAACTGTAATGACATGGCATTTAATCTGAATAGAGCAATTAATACAAGCAGCGAAGCTTCTATCCCCCAAAACGTACCCTTCAGTCCTAAACATAGACAAAAATAA